One window of the Lepidochelys kempii isolate rLepKem1 chromosome 23, rLepKem1.hap2, whole genome shotgun sequence genome contains the following:
- the LOC140902220 gene encoding galactoside alpha-(1,2)-fucosyltransferase 2-like, whose amino-acid sequence MTALVSWVPFRSPLQLSVFLLAILTLSIFFNLRGWFPAQGQRLPSSNAMGWPPAMSPILPPTTPPATERGVWTVNSLGRLGNQMGEYATLYALAKMNGHQAYILPEMHQHLAPLFRITLPVMSSNMVRSIPWRNYALHNWMSEEYRHIKGKYVRLTGYPWSWTFYHHLRQEILQEFSFHDHIKEEANRYLAGLRGQRRNVTYVGVHVRRGDYVQVMPQVRKGVVADKAYLEKAMGYFRAKYQEPVFVVTSNGMEWCRENIDTSRGDVYFSGDGKESSPGGDFALLVHCNHTIMTIGSFGIWASYLAGGETVYLANYMLPNSPFLRSFKPAAVFLPDWIGINADLSPLLNGTERQKGARPQATNRTRRDSGPATSQGRGRWRVQSASEQMLVRHRVGSRQPGSLLPTLS is encoded by the coding sequence ATGACTGCCCTGGTCTCCTGGGTCCCCTTCCGGTCGCCCCTCCAGCTCTCCGTCTTCCTGCTGGCCATCTTGACCCTCTCCATCTTCTTCAACTTGAGGGGCTGGTTCCCTGCCCAAGGACAGAGACTGCCCTCCTCCAATGCCATGGGGTGGCCCCCAGCCATGTCACCCATcctgccccccaccacaccccctgcCACGGAGCGGGGCGTGTGGACCGTGAACTCCCTCGGGCGCCTGGGGAACCAGATGGGGGAATACGCCACCCTCTACGCCCTGGCCAAGATGAACGGGCACCAGGCCTACATCCTCCCGGAGATGCACCAACATCTGGCACCGCTCTTCCGCATCACCCTGCCCGTGATGTCCAGCAACATGGTCCGGAGCATCCCGTGGAGGAATTACGCGCTACACAATTGGATGTCGGAGGAGTACAGGCACATCAAGGGGAAATACGTCCGGCTGACGGGCTACCCCTGGTCCTGGACCTTCTACCACCACCTCCGGCAGGAGATCCTCCAGGAATTCTCCTTCCACGACCACATCAAGGAGGAGGCCAACCGGTACCTGGCCGGGCTGCGTGGGCAGCGCCGGAACGTGACCTACGTGGGTGTCCACGTCCGGAGGGGGGACTACGTCCAGGTGATGCCACAGGTCCGGAAGGGGGTGGTGGCGGACAAGGCCTACCTGGAGAAGGCCATGGGCTACTTCCGGGCCAAGTACCAGGAGCCGGTCTTCGTGGTGACCAGCAACGGGATGGAGTGGTGCCGGGAGAACATCGACACCTCACGGGGAGACGTGTATTTCTCGGGGGACGGGAAGGAGTCGTCGCCGGGGGGGGATTTCGCTCTCTTGGTCCATTGCAACCACACGATCATGACCATCGGGAGCTTCGGCATTTGGGCCAGCTACCTGGCTGGGGGGGAGACCGTCTACTTGGCCAACTACATGCTCCCCAATTCCCCCTTCCTGCGGTCCTTCAAGCCTGCGGCCGTCTTCCTCCCTGACTGGATCGGGATTAACGCTGATCTCTCTCCGCTGCTGAATGGGACAGAGCGGCAGAAAGGAGCCCGCCCACAGGCTACCAACAGGACCCGCAGGGATAGCGGGCCAGCCACCAGCCAGGGAAGAGGGCGCTGGAGAGTTCAGAGTGCATCAGAGCAGATGTTGGTCAGGCACAGGGTGGGGTCAAGACAACCTGGCTCCCTTCTGCCAACTTTGTCCTAG